Proteins from a genomic interval of Spirochaetota bacterium:
- a CDS encoding nucleoside-diphosphate sugar epimerase/dehydratase gives MKKILYTIKLSAVITIVADMLCIIAGYGIALLLFSYSFNAFIPLILLHTFLAIAGLYGTQSYRILWRYATLQDYYRIIEGFAGATVIVLLYNSVVSLDNRVLFIASAGSLALLIAYRVIIRETKSQKIAFPKKKLKIILIAGAGEAGRTLLAEFKRDGRADSIIGFVDDDRRKIGTLLCGKPVLGSTQDIPAIVEQYAVKECIVAMPSAPQKEIDRIIKIIRSSGNVAISILPAVTKLFEKALTPELRGIGVEELIGREEIEIDSSSIEAYCQGKTVLVTGAGGSIGSEICRQLLQFKAGRIIAVGRGEYSLYTLQQSLQEYAKYFEGVDIVYYIADVNDAVRMQKIMEKEKPHIVFHAAAHKYVDIMEQNPQEALRNNCLGTRTVLEAAHIAGVRQFVCISTDKAVRPVSVMGATKRMAEIITLAYNSDTMHTCCVRFGNVIGSRGSVIPLFYQQIAKGGPVTITHPDMTRYFMSIPEAVMLVIHAAMLSKGGEIFVLDMGKQYRVEEVARNLITLLGYKPDVDIPIVYTGIRPGEKLQEDLWNYGEELVPTLHKKIYKIAHNGFDALSVTKIKELTSEYVQSLHEEECKNIMKAIVTDYKPYN, from the coding sequence ATGAAAAAAATACTATATACAATTAAATTATCAGCTGTTATCACTATTGTGGCTGATATGCTATGTATCATTGCTGGATATGGTATTGCCTTGCTATTGTTTTCATATTCGTTTAATGCTTTTATACCATTGATTTTATTGCATACGTTTCTTGCTATAGCAGGATTGTATGGTACGCAAAGCTATCGGATATTGTGGCGGTATGCCACGTTGCAGGATTATTATCGTATCATTGAAGGCTTTGCTGGTGCTACAGTAATAGTGTTGCTATATAACAGTGTTGTGTCATTAGATAATAGAGTTCTTTTTATTGCAAGTGCAGGTAGCCTTGCATTGCTCATAGCATATCGTGTCATTATACGGGAAACAAAATCGCAGAAGATAGCATTCCCAAAAAAGAAATTAAAAATTATTTTAATAGCTGGTGCAGGGGAAGCGGGAAGAACCTTGCTTGCTGAATTTAAGCGTGATGGCAGGGCTGATAGTATTATAGGGTTTGTGGATGATGACAGGCGCAAGATTGGTACATTGTTATGTGGAAAGCCTGTGCTGGGAAGCACTCAGGATATACCTGCTATAGTGGAACAGTATGCTGTAAAAGAGTGTATTGTTGCAATGCCTTCTGCACCACAAAAAGAAATTGACCGTATTATAAAGATTATTCGCTCAAGTGGTAATGTTGCTATTTCTATTTTGCCTGCAGTAACAAAGCTTTTTGAAAAAGCTCTGACCCCTGAACTACGGGGGATTGGTGTTGAGGAACTCATAGGGCGTGAAGAAATTGAGATAGATAGTTCATCAATTGAAGCGTATTGCCAGGGTAAAACCGTGCTGGTAACGGGAGCTGGTGGTAGCATAGGTTCTGAAATTTGCAGGCAGCTGTTACAATTTAAAGCAGGGCGCATCATTGCAGTGGGAAGGGGCGAATATTCCTTATATACATTGCAACAATCATTACAGGAGTATGCAAAGTATTTTGAAGGTGTGGATATAGTGTATTATATAGCGGATGTAAATGATGCAGTGAGAATGCAAAAAATTATGGAAAAGGAAAAGCCTCATATTGTATTCCATGCTGCTGCTCACAAGTATGTTGATATCATGGAGCAAAATCCGCAGGAAGCACTGCGTAACAATTGCCTTGGTACACGCACGGTGCTTGAGGCAGCGCATATTGCAGGTGTGAGGCAGTTTGTGTGCATATCAACGGATAAAGCAGTGCGCCCGGTAAGCGTGATGGGTGCAACCAAGCGTATGGCCGAGATCATAACGCTTGCATATAATAGTGATACTATGCACACCTGCTGTGTGCGGTTTGGAAATGTCATTGGCAGCCGTGGTTCGGTTATTCCTCTATTTTACCAGCAGATTGCAAAAGGTGGGCCTGTGACTATTACCCATCCTGATATGACGCGCTACTTTATGAGCATACCTGAAGCAGTGATGCTCGTTATTCATGCTGCCATGCTTTCAAAGGGTGGTGAAATCTTTGTGCTTGATATGGGAAAACAGTACAGGGTTGAAGAGGTGGCACGCAATTTAATAACGCTTTTGGGATACAAGCCTGATGTTGATATCCCCATTGTATACACCGGCATACGGCCTGGCGAAAAGTTGCAAGAAGATTTATGGAATTATGGTGAGGAGCTAGTGCCAACGCTTCATAAAAAGATTTATAAAATTGCCCACAATGGATTCGATGCGCTATCGGTTACGAAAATAAAAGAACTAACATCTGAATACGTGCAGAGCTTACATGAAGAAGAATGTAAAAATATAATGAAAGCGATAGTTACTGATTATAAGCCCTATAATTAA
- the mnmA gene encoding tRNA 2-thiouridine(34) synthase MnmA, protein MKIAVAMSGGVDSSVTAALLVEEGHQVIGLTAKILLCAEMDGCQPRYDVCCSPESINDARKVARQLGIPHYIVNVEDEFSQNVIDPFCAEYITGRTPSPCINCNTSIKFPKLLDFAHELGSDMLATGHYATLCKNTRYYIKQGVDSDKDQSYFLFNLSQDVLQHLILPLGQFTKREIRAKARELGLATAHRPESQEVCFVQDNDYPRFIEQRLGFCPPQGDIITTGGTVVGRHKGIHRYTIGQRRGLGIAWEHPLYVVAIDATHNRIVVGSKDELLAKGLIATQINFMKATFAHNTPVWVKTRSTQKPFKAQATFENNTLTVTFETPQASITPGQAVVCYDDDGAILFGGWIEKSF, encoded by the coding sequence ATGAAAATAGCAGTTGCAATGAGTGGTGGTGTTGATTCGTCAGTTACTGCTGCACTACTTGTTGAAGAGGGGCATCAGGTAATTGGCCTTACCGCTAAAATTTTACTGTGTGCCGAAATGGATGGTTGCCAGCCACGCTATGATGTATGCTGTAGCCCCGAAAGCATCAATGATGCAAGAAAAGTAGCAAGGCAGCTTGGCATACCCCATTACATTGTCAACGTAGAAGATGAATTTTCACAAAATGTTATCGATCCATTCTGCGCTGAATACATTACGGGCCGCACACCCAGCCCCTGCATCAACTGTAATACCAGCATAAAATTTCCAAAGCTTTTAGATTTTGCTCATGAGTTAGGCTCTGATATGCTTGCTACTGGCCATTATGCAACTTTATGTAAGAATACCCGCTATTATATCAAACAAGGCGTTGATAGTGATAAGGATCAATCTTATTTTTTATTTAACCTTTCGCAGGATGTGTTGCAACACCTGATACTTCCCCTTGGTCAATTTACCAAACGTGAGATACGCGCAAAAGCACGTGAGCTGGGACTTGCCACCGCACACCGGCCTGAAAGCCAGGAAGTATGTTTTGTGCAGGATAATGATTACCCACGATTTATTGAACAACGCTTGGGGTTTTGTCCTCCACAGGGTGATATAATTACAACAGGTGGCACAGTTGTTGGCAGGCATAAAGGGATTCATCGCTACACCATAGGGCAACGCCGTGGTCTTGGCATTGCCTGGGAACATCCGTTATACGTTGTAGCCATAGATGCCACCCACAATCGCATTGTTGTGGGAAGCAAGGATGAACTTTTAGCAAAAGGGCTTATTGCCACACAGATAAATTTTATGAAGGCAACTTTTGCCCATAACACTCCCGTATGGGTTAAAACACGCTCAACGCAAAAACCATTTAAAGCCCAAGCTACATTTGAAAATAATACCCTTACGGTAACGTTTGAAACACCTCAGGCAAGTATCACACCAGGTCAGGCTGTCGTATGCTACGATGATGATGGTGCAATACTTTTTGGCGGTTGGATTGAAAAAAGTTTTTAA
- a CDS encoding DegT/DnrJ/EryC1/StrS family aminotransferase: MNIPFHVPYIDDSDLEAAVSAIKSGWTTMGPKTVEFEEKFAAYIGMPFAIAVSSCTAALHIALKVCGIGLGDEVIVPVNTFVATAEVVSYCGATVVLADIDRDTHCISVDSLYRLLSPKTKAIIPVHFAGTPCAMDAILDIARQHNLYVIEDAAHALPSWYEGKLAGTFGHIGCYSFYATKTLATGEGGMLVTRNEEWAQRAGRLRLHGMNRDAWKRYDRGGSWQYDIEEMGYKYNMTDIAAAMGLSQLKKVEMLQKKREAIAQRYNAAFATNDALIPYVVKEGVSSWHLYPLKINLEALSISRNEYIVKLEERGIKTSVHFIPLYRFSYFVKRFGNQEAMFPNSEWVFAREISLPIFPSMTDEQVDYVIESVLSIAQQFKR; encoded by the coding sequence GGACCACCATGGGGCCAAAAACCGTTGAGTTTGAGGAAAAATTTGCTGCATATATCGGCATGCCATTTGCAATTGCGGTAAGCTCATGTACGGCTGCGCTGCATATTGCGTTAAAGGTGTGTGGTATTGGATTGGGTGATGAGGTTATAGTTCCTGTAAATACATTTGTTGCCACAGCAGAGGTTGTTTCCTATTGTGGGGCTACTGTGGTATTGGCTGATATTGACCGGGATACTCATTGTATCAGTGTTGATTCACTATACCGGTTACTATCGCCCAAAACCAAAGCCATTATACCGGTGCATTTTGCTGGAACTCCCTGTGCAATGGATGCAATACTTGATATAGCCAGACAGCATAACCTGTATGTTATTGAAGATGCAGCACATGCATTGCCATCATGGTATGAGGGCAAGCTTGCTGGCACGTTTGGACATATTGGCTGTTATAGCTTTTATGCAACAAAGACGCTTGCAACGGGTGAAGGTGGGATGCTGGTGACGCGCAATGAAGAATGGGCGCAGCGGGCTGGGAGATTGCGACTACACGGTATGAATCGTGATGCATGGAAACGCTATGACAGGGGTGGAAGCTGGCAGTATGATATAGAAGAGATGGGCTATAAGTATAACATGACTGATATTGCTGCAGCAATGGGACTTTCGCAGCTTAAAAAAGTGGAAATGTTACAAAAAAAAAGGGAGGCTATAGCGCAAAGGTATAATGCTGCGTTTGCTACAAATGATGCGTTAATTCCATATGTTGTGAAAGAAGGAGTATCATCATGGCATCTTTATCCGCTTAAGATAAATTTAGAGGCGCTTTCTATTTCGCGCAATGAATATATTGTGAAATTGGAAGAACGTGGTATAAAGACAAGCGTGCATTTTATTCCACTGTATCGATTTTCGTATTTTGTAAAACGCTTTGGCAATCAGGAAGCGATGTTTCCAAATAGCGAATGGGTGTTTGCACGGGAGATTAGCCTTCCAATCTTTCCTTCAATGACCGATGAACAGGTTGATTATGTGATTGAAAGTGTGCTGTCAATTGCACAACAATTCAAAAGGTAA